The Chromatiales bacterium DNA segment GGATCGTTGCCGAATCAGGCGACGAATACGAACGCGAACACGCGCTGGTCGAAGCCTTCGTCGACGGGCCGGAATTCGCACTCGAAGCGGTCCTGCGCGACGGCGAGATCGAAGTGCTGGCGATCTTCGACAAGCCCGAGCCCATGAACGGGCCATACTTCGAGGAGACCTATTACATTTCACCGGCGCGCATTGATGCAGTGACGCGTCGGGCGCTGATCGATTCCACCCGCGCGGCCTGTGCTGCGTACGGATTGCGACACGGCCCGGTGCACGCGGAACTGCGGATGCACGATGGACGCGCATGGATCATGGAAGTCGCGGCGCGCACCATCGGTGGCGACTGCGCCCGGCTGGTCGAACACGCCACGGGGCGAACGCTCGAATCGATCGTCATCGGCAACGCGCTGGGGCTCGAACACACGCTGCCCGAGATGACCGGGGCCGCCGGCGTGTTGATGCTGCCGATCCCCGCCGCCGGCATGCTGCGCCGGGTCGAGGGCCTTCTGAACGCACAGGCGGTCGACGGCGTAAATGAGGTCAGAATCGCGATCCAGCCCGGCAACCTCGTCACGCCGCTGCCCGAGGGTTCAAGTTACCTCGGCTTTGTCTTCGCGACCGGAGCCGACGCGGATCGCGTCGAGCGCGCGCTGCGCCACGCGCACGCGCAACTGAAGTTCGTGATCGCCCCGCTGTT contains these protein-coding regions:
- a CDS encoding ATP-grasp domain-containing protein → MYDSPRVVLVAPRYSYRLPAYLAACETTGIRALIASEGELALSARWPGVRCPFDRPDAAAQIIHAALGPAGAQAVVATDDSATEIAAHLAAALSLPHNPPAAMHASRRKDRARAVLASHGLAVPDHRVVQLRRPVAPQCAEAGWPVVIKPLAMAGSRGVIRADDAASLEAAATRVARIVAESGDEYEREHALVEAFVDGPEFALEAVLRDGEIEVLAIFDKPEPMNGPYFEETYYISPARIDAVTRRALIDSTRAACAAYGLRHGPVHAELRMHDGRAWIMEVAARTIGGDCARLVEHATGRTLESIVIGNALGLEHTLPEMTGAAGVLMLPIPAAGMLRRVEGLLNAQAVDGVNEVRIAIQPGNLVTPLPEGSSYLGFVFATGADADRVERALRHAHAQLKFVIAPLLPAGLSVF